One segment of Danio aesculapii chromosome 3, fDanAes4.1, whole genome shotgun sequence DNA contains the following:
- the gvin1l gene encoding interferon-induced very large GTPase 1: MESPQTDGSPQTFDSTENTSGVTGNSICETTNGDSESSDSTKRETKNIARADIGTDQRKQQEKTEQKQKLFQRIHLTRNEQLRAADVLQITKHTLETLESCAEEELVQMFILKLLMMDYRARYIQVKETKQKKIDTGPSMHGGDIFKAMSLSNMVAGQNERIHPMDVQMAVFHCADGFLKQMMVTKLSQCQYALPLLVPDLFTQQIEFPLWTFRQITKSWKIRNTNNETISQTQSIYKAETPMVFFFRFGSVSSSKSHLINNLINERHNTFFHRDCPGSSRSRVLMDGVVEIAWFCPSGKDTDKFNNCVAFCNLHGDAGEHEKQMKILMKMASVNVVFLPQLDNNDRSAVIIQNLFTNTKPLICLFTEDESAVIEIGKGKFKIGLKDRNQSNVSEELRGAINECLLETFSVLKLKTISKHSDIRVDVEHDEDCRRGREAAQQMISLLKKKKLTEIKESFLPHQGKLWHQWSEKNKELHRPQGDVPDKVIGNKKTEMMNIRKQQHESDVSEFMKHFIKTMDSHAKHEKVYFLKWLTTLLDEHISDDLSDLHDKNNKTWSTIEELKDQKHNTNKPEQLKTKQAELEKIYEDLHAAAFGLEHIMREVSQIYESCSSVKKIKKNLPVDFSSLPSLAAEMMISGFPLELMDGDAAHVPVIWISAVLEELVQKLGDQRVFVLSVLGIQSSGKSTMLNAMFGLQFAVRCTRGAFMQLVKVSDEMKTEMNFDYILVVDTEGLRSLELAGKSTRGHDNELATFVVGLGNLTLINIFGENPSEMLDTLQSVVQAFMRMKKVRLNPSCAFVHQNVSDITAGEKNMEGRRKLQETLDEMTKLAAKDEVCYAECFSDVISFDVQKDVKYFAQLWEGSPPMAPPNPNYCDNVHELKKSITSHASKSQGIKLKDLKERINDLWEALLNEQFVFSFRNSLEISAYKKLESKYSKWSWTLRSAMLETENNLHNQIENEDIHEVEEAHLQLELKTTSEEVKNSMSEFFEKDTDVEILIQWKASFEIKIKELQENIVRETKRKLNDILQQRDLKKKIDAQRTHHENTLYEKSKELALKLKDITHDEETLTKEFDLFWEESVKKTIRDNPEIKDIDIMKDVRKLLSEIHGSVSVDHWKIRNIYNLNSYDNYVKMKKTTGFMHTINFFKLSHSLSREDESQIKTLVTDLAQQTDKMIKSFNISKMGYNISYIQQLTDYIKARLTQQEEHVKYEFKNEFFVDLVLSICNGSIKTFTEQHRLFREANDPVIYVEKKRAEYYSIFQKHIRGTASAAIFGEIICQKLKEPIEQSIYKKTARELANEMTTNCPSLNGNRSKLEKHILNTLAEEEDFGKYMNYIETPRDHFKSFIRDEVNRYISEKFIVSVLPKMKENIKLLQQKIVSAAHQSTEDIQVNRGDVGLWLKNFRQQLSNELIFSEKDLSGVQHEDVDDFNLLKDVITQELPKITSEISSAFNKEHFEKKIYVTFRPEELLNDHFCRSCWVQCPFCAAICTNTIEDHDGDHSVPFHRVDGINGWHYNETIHLCAGFCTTSVASDKHFLASNGRFPYKDYKQAGGDYAKWSITPDLSELPYWKWFVCRFQKDLEQYYEKKFDGSGKIPDEWKNHTKLDAIKSLDKCFG, encoded by the coding sequence CATGATGGACTACAGAGCAAGATACATTCAAGTTAAAGAgaccaaacaaaagaaaatagaCACTGGCCCATCCATGCATGGTGGTGATATATTCAAAGCAATGTCTTTATCTAACATGGTTGCCGGTCAAAATGAGCGCATCCATCCAATGGATGTTCAGATGGCTGTGTTTCATTGTGCTGATGGTTTCCTAAAGCAGATGATGGTCACTAAACTCTCCCAGTGTCAGTATGCTCTGCCTCTGCTTGTTCCTGATCTGTTCACACAGCAGATTGAGTTTCCTCTCTGGACATTCAGACAAATCACCAAGAGCTGGAAGATCAGAAACACCAACAATGAAACAATCAGTCAAACCCAGTCAATCTACAAGGCAGAAACTCCAATGGTGTTTTTCTTCAGGTTTGGTTCAGTGTCTTCATCTAAGTCTCATCTGATTAACAACCTGATCAATGAGAGACACAACACATTCTTCCACAGAGACTGTCCAGGCAGCAGCAGATCCAGAGTTCTGATGGATGGAGTGGTGGAGATCGCCTGGTTCTGCCCTTCTGGAAAAGACACTGATAAATTCAATAACTGTGTGGCCTTCTGTAATCTACATGGAGATGCAGGAGAACATGAGAAACAGATGAAGATCCTCATGAAAATGGCTTCAGTTAATGTGGTTTTTCTGCCACAACTTGACAACAATGACAGAAGCGCAGTAATAATCCAAAACCTGTTCACAAACACAAAGCCACTCATTTGCCTTTTTACTGAGGATGAATCTGCTGTAATTGAGATAGGGAAAGGGAAATTCAAAATTGGTTTAAAAGACCGAAATCAGTCCAATGTTTCTGAAGAACTCAGAGGAGCTATTAATGAATGTCTCTTAGAAACATTTTCTGTATTAAAACTTAAAACCATTTCCAAACACTCAGACATTAGAGTAGATGTAGAACATGATGAAGACTGCAGAAGAGGAAGAGAAGCAGCACAGCAGATGATCAGtttactgaagaagaaaaaactgacAGAAATCAAAGAATCATTTCTGCCACATCAGGGGAAACTGTGGCATCAGTGGAGTGAGAAGAACAAAGAACTACACCGACCTCAAGGAGATGTACCAGACAAGGTAATAGGcaacaaaaaaacagaaatgatgaACATTCGTAAACAGCAGCATGAATCTGATGTCAGTGAGTTCATGAAGCACTTTATTAAAACAATGGATTCACATGCCAAACACGAGAAGGTTTATTTCCTCAAATGGCTTACAACACTCCTGGATGAACATATCTCAGATGACCTTTCTGACCTACATGACAAGAATAATAAAACATGGTCAACGATTGAAGAACTAAAAGACCAGAAGCACAACACCAATAAGCCTGAACAACTTAAAACTAAACAAGCAGAACTTGAGAAAATATATGAGGATCTTCATGCTGCAGCATTTGGTCTGGAGCACATCATGCGGGAGGTCAGTCAGATCTATGAATCATGCTCATCTGTGAAGAAGATCAAGAAAAACCTGCCAGTTGACTTCTCTTCTCTCCCGAGTCTCGCAGCAGAGATGATGATCTCTGGGTTTCCACTGGAGTTGATGGATGGAGATGCTGCTCATGTTCCTGTGATCTGGATCTCTGCTGTACTGGAAGAACTTGTCCAGAAACTGGGAGACCAGAGAGTCTTTGTGTTGTCAGTTTTAGGGATTCAGAGCTCTGGGAAATCCACCATGCTGAATGCCATGTTTGGGCTCCAGTTTGCCGTCAGATGCACCAGAGGAGCTTTCATGCAGCTGGTCAAAGTGTCTGACGAAATGAAAACAGAGATGAACTTTGACTATATTCTGGTTGTTGATACTGAAGGTCTTCGTTCCCTAGAACTGGCTGGAAAATCAACAAGAGGTCATGACAATGAACTGGCCACATTTGTTGTAGGTCTTGGAAATCTGACCTTGATCAACATCTTTGGAGAAAACCCCTCTGAGATGCTGGATACTCTTCAGAGTGTTGTTCAGGCCTTTATGAGGATGAAGAAGGTCAGACTGAATCCCAGCTGTGCGTTTGTGCACCAGAATGTTTCAGACATTACAGCTGGAGAGAAAAACATGGAGGGAAGGAGAAAACTACAGGAGACACTGGATGAGATGACAAAACTGGCTGCCAAAGATGAAGTCTGTTATGCAGAATGTTTCAGTGATGTCATTAGCTTTGATGTTCAGAAGGATGTGAAGTATTTTGCTCAGCTCTGGGAGGGCAGTCCACCAATGGCACCACCAAACCCAAACTACTGTGACAATGTACATGAGCTCAAGAAATCTATTACTTCTCATGCTTCAAAATCACAAGGAATAAAGCTTAAAGACTTAAAGGAACGTATTAATGATCTCTGGGAGGCTTTACTGAATGAACAGTTTGTCTTTAGCTTCAGAAATTCACTAGAGATTTCAGCCTATAAAAAACTGGAAAGCAAATATAGCAAGTGGTCCTGGACACTTCGCAGTGCTATGCTGGAAACTGAAAACAATCTGCACAACCAAATAGAAAATGAGGACATCCATGAGGTTGAAGAAGCTCATCTTCAACTTGAGCTGAAGACAACAAGTGAAGAAGTAAAAAATTCAATGTCAGAATTCTTTGAGAAAGACACTGATGTAGAAATACTGATTCAGTGGAAAGCATCTTTTGAAATCAAAATCAAGGAGCTTCAGGAAAACATTGTACgagaaacaaagagaaaactaaaTGACATTCTCCAGCAGCGAGACCTGAAGAAAAAGATTGATGCTCAGAGGACACATCACGAAAACACTCTCTATGAAAAGAGCAAAGAACTTGCCTTAAAACTCAAAGACATAACACACGATGAAGAAACACTGACAAAAGagtttgatttgttttgggaAGAGAGTGTAAAAAAGACTATCAGAGACAATCCTGAAATAAAAGATATTGACATAATGAAAGATGTGAGAAAGCTACTCAGTGAAATTCATGGAAGTGTTTCTGTAGACCACTGGAAGATAAGGAATATTTACAATCTGAACAGTTATGacaattatgtaaaaatgaaaaaaaccACTGGATTTATGCATACCATTAATTTCTTTAAGCTAAGTCACAGTCTATCAAGAGAGGATGAATCCCAAATAAAAACATTAGTCACAGATCTTGCTCAGCAGACAGACAAAATGATTAAGTCATTTAACATTTCAAAGATGGGCTACAACATCAGCTACATTCAACAACTCACAGACTACATCAAAGCAAGACTAACACAACAAGAAGAACACGTCAAATATGAGTTCAAGAATGAATTCTTTGTGGATTTGGTTCTTTCCATCTGTAATGGATCAATTAAGACATTCACAGAACAACACAGACTGTTCAGGGAAGCCAATGATCCTGTCATATATGTTGAGAAGAAGAGAGCAGAGTACTACAGTATTTTCCAGAAACATATTCGTGGAACTGCGTCAGCTGCCATTTTTGGGGAGATCATCTGTCAGAAACTCAAAGAGCCCATTGAGCAGAGCATCTACAAGAAAACTGCAAGAGAATTGGCAAATGAAATGACAACAAACTGTCCTTCACTGAATGGAAACAGATCAAAATTAGAAAAACACATCCTGAACACACTGGCAGAAGAGGAGGATTTTGGAAAATACATGAACTACATTGAAACTCCCAGAGATCACTTCAAGAGTTTCATCAGAGATGAAGTCAATCGGTACATCAGTGAAAAGTTCATTGTCAGTGTTTTACCCAAGATGAAGGAGAACATTAAACTCCTGCAGCAGAAGATCGTGAGCGCAGCACATCAATCTACTGAAGATATTCAAGTCAACAGAGGAGATGTTGGTTTGTGGTTGAAGAATTTTAGGCAGCAGCTCTCAAATGAGTTGATCTTCTCCGAAAAAGACCTGAGTGGTGTCCAACATGAGGATGTTGATGATTTCAACCTCCTTAAAGATGTGATTACACAAGAACTTCCAAAAATAACATCTGAGATCAGCAGTGCATTCAACAAagaacattttgagaaaaaaatttaTGTTACGTTTAGACCAGAAGAGCTTCTGAATGATCACTTCTGTCGGAGTTGTTGGGTTCAGTGTCCGTTCTGTGCTGCCATCTGCACAAACACCATAGAAGACCATGATGGAGACCACAGTGTTCCTTTCCACAGAGTAGATGGAATCAATGGATGGCATTATAACGAAACAATACATCTGTGTGCCGGTTTTTGCACTACTTCAGTAGCAAGTGATAAACACTTTCTAGCATCAAATGGGAGGTTTCCATATAAGGATTACAAACAAGCAGGAGGAGATTATGCAAAATGGAGCATCACCCCTGACCTCTCTGAGCTGCCCTACTGGAAGTGGTTTGTGTGCAGATTCCAGAAAGATCTGGAACAATATTATGAGAAAAAATTTGATGGAAGTGGAAAGATCCCAGACGAATGgaaaaatcatacaaaactgGATGCTATTAAAAGTTTGGATAAATGCTTTGGTTGA